A window of Streptomyces sp. NBC_01689 genomic DNA:
TCAGAGCACTAGCAGCGCGGGATCCCTGGAGATCGTCGTGTGGGGCCGGTGCCGGCGCCTGCAGGCGGACGAGGGCAGGCTCTCGCCGCGGTGCAGGGCGCAGAGAACGGGTGCTGCGCGCCCGCAGAGTCTCTTGGACGGGCAGCACACACGTGCAGCAGCTGCCCTGCACGGCCGGTGCCGGGCCGGGAGGGGGCGGTCTGTGAAGGCGGCTGGAGAACCGCTGTACTGGTTCGTGCTCTCCGTTCACCTCGGTCTCGCCCGCTTCGACGGTGGTGTCGCAGAAGACGACACTGCAAGGCGCCGGGAATGACCGCACGGAGTCTGACAGTTCTCTTCGGATTTGCTGAGCGAACGACGGGCGATCGAGGCTCGTTCTGCGACGGCGACGAACGAGTCCAATACTGATGTCGAGGCGGGCGGTCCTATTGAGGTCGCGCGGGTGAGGACGTTGCGGAGAGGTTTTCTGGCGGTGGTCGTCGGCGGATGAGGTGTCATCCAAGATCGGCGGGCCTGGTGAGTGGGAAGGGCGAATGGCTTGGGGTCTTGCGAACGAAGGCGGAGCGCAAGTCATGGTAGGGCGCGCGGGGGTTGAAGAAAATGGCGTGCATACGGGCAAGTTCGGCATTTCGATGATCTGAGAGGGAACGTGTGCGTTCCCTCGCGCAGTGTGCGACGGCCTTGGCGGCGATTCGCCGGTCCAGTCCAGGATCGGCGACGATCTCGACGGCGAGTCGCTCGATCTCGGCAGTGAACTCCTGCGGTGCGGCTGGTACAAGCCGGTCCACAAGGCCGAGCCGTTCGGCGTCGACCGCGCTGACCGGCAGGGCCTCGGCGGTGAGTCGCTCTGCGTGTCCGGGGCCGACCCGCCGGGGCAGTGTGTACGTCCAGTACTCGGAGCCGTACAGGCCCATGCGTCGATAGTGCGGGTTCAGGACGATGCCGGTGCGGCACCAGACCTCGTCTGCGGCGAGGGCGAGCATGGCGCCGCCGGCAGCAGCGTTCCCGCCGACGGCGGCAACCACGAGCCGGTCGGTGGTGAGCAGGATCTGTTCGACGAGGTCGTCCATGGCGTTGAGGTTGGCCCAGGACTCTCGGCCTGGATCGGGGGCGGCTTCGATGACATTCAGATGGATGCCGTTGGAGAAGAAGTCTCGCTTGCCGCCGAGGACGAGGACGCGGGTCGGGCGGGAGAGCGCAAACCGGTAAGCGGCGAGCAGTCGCCGGCACTGCTGGGTGCTCATTGCGCCGCCGGGAAAGGAGAAGGTCAGGAAGCCGACACCGCCGTGTTGGTTGTAACGGATGTCGCTCCATGTGCGCCGGCTGGCCGGCACGTCGAAGGGAAGGACGGCTTGCGGCAGTGCGGTCCGGGTGCCTGCGGTGAAGCTGGCCAGAACAGACGTGGCCGGACGGCGAAAGGGAGCGGGATCGCCCGAGTTCTTGCGAGGCCGGAGCTCGGGGATCCAGACCGCGCCGTCCCTGGTGGCCCGGCAGATGGCACCGGCGCGCTGGGCGAGAAGTGCACCAGGGCGACCGCGCAGCTGGTCTTCCGGATACCCTCCGTGGAGGAACACCTCCCGGCCGACGAGTTGATCCAGCACGCCCGGCTGCGAATCGGCGGCGCGAAGCTTGTGCACCACCGTCTCGGTGTCATCATGATGCCAGTCGATACGGCGCCGCTCCTGCCGGAAGGCATCGCGCCAGACAACGTTCACCGAGGCGTCTGTCTGCGGCAGGGGCTTGTAAGTGCCTTCTGTGAAGCGTCGTACCGCCACAAGGACGGCTCTTACCGCAGCGTCAGTGACCTCACCCCGGTACAGGTCGCTCTTGCCGACGGGTGGCACTCGGAAGCGCTCGGCGGCCCAGATCGCGCCCGCATCCATCGCCGCTCCCGCCTGCAGCACAGTCACACCCGAGTACGGCGTTCGCGCGTCCACGGCCCAGTCCAGCGCGGACGGACCCCGGTCGCCGGGCGGACCCGGGTGGACGATCAAACACGTGTGCTCCTGCCATACGTCCTCGGGAAGCGCCGTCTTCAGCATCGGCGCGACGATCAGCCCGGGCCGCATAACGTGTAGAGCAGCGCGGACCGGGGCCGGGCCATGAGTGGCGAGCACGACCTCCACACGGTGTCCGTGCCCTGACAATTCGACGTACAGACGCTGCGAAAGGCTGTTGAACGCGCTGGCTACGAGCAAGATGTCCACGGCACCGCATCTTCGCGGGCTTTGGCGTGAACAGCGAAGAAGCACGGCCGTCTCGTGTCCGCCAGGCCAGCTCGTTACCGGTAGTTCGTTAAATCCGGAGGTAGAGGTCAATGCCCTGTCCGGTGGTGACTGCGTCAGCCGCGTACCCCTCCAATGGACCGGCGCGGGCGGACACGGACAGTGAGCAGTCATCTTCAGCCCCGACGGAACAGTTGACTCCTCCGACCGGCCTACGACCGACCCGAACTACCGTCAACCCACCTCACCACCGGATTAACGAACTACCGGTATATTTGAACTCCCCCTGCCCACGCCTTGCCCAGGCGACCCTCGCTGCACGCCTCGCCGATCCGACGAAGCCGCTGCTGTGGTTCACGGCGGGGTCTGGTTCGTAGCAGCGCCGGTTTCGGGCTGAGTGGCCGTCCCTGCGCCCTGAACAGGGCGCAGGGACGGCCCTCCCCTCGGAGTTGAGCCCGCAAGGGCGCGACGGCCCGGCGGGCGGTTCAGCTGCCGTCGGCTCGGGGGTCAGCCGGTGATGCTGGGCTTGCCAGTCTCGAGGTGGCCGGTAAAGCGCTGGGACCACGAGGAGTCGCTGTCGACCGTGACGGTCACGTCGTACCAGCCCTCGCTGAGCTTCACCGCGTCGACCGTCCAGGTCTCCTTGTCGTGCGGGGCGACGTGCGCCCGGTGCGGGGCGCCGGAGATGTAGTGGTTGTGGCGGACGGTGAAGGTCACCGGTTTCTTGCCGTCGTTGCGCAGGGTGAGGAGCAACTTCGGGTGGCCGTTGGCCTTACCCGCGTAGTAGGCCGCCTCGACGACCAGGTCCCTGCCCGCGGCGGCGGTGTCGCCGGCGAAGCGGCGCAGGAAACGGTTCGGGCCCGTGACCGTCAGGTCGTAGGCGGTGTCGCCGGCGCCGGCGCCGACGGGGCCGGTGCCGGTGCCCGTGTGCTTGGCGGCCACGGTGTACTGGCCCGGAAAGGCGGCCGGGTACTGGGCGAGCGTCGGGACGGCCGTCAGCGTGTTGTCGTAGACGGCGAAGTGGGCCGCCTTGGTGGCGAACGGCGCCTCGTTGGCGAACTCCAGCATCGCCGCACCGCCTGCGAAACCGGTCAGGTTGGCGTTGGGCTGGTAGGGCAGCGGGCGGGCCGGCTTGCTTCCCTTCTCCTGGGCGGGCATCGTGTTGTCGCCCGGTAGCGGGGTGTAGCGGGTCTCCGGGATCAGGTCCCCGGTCTTGGGCAGCTCGGGCATCCCGTAGACGGGCTTGGCGAAGTCGAAGGCGCCGGTGAGGTCACCGCACACCTTGCGGCGCCACGCGCTGATGTTGGGGGAGACGGCGGGCTTGCCGAGCGCGCCGGTCCACTTCTCCACGAACTGGATGACCGACGTATGGTCGGAGACCTCCGAGGTCACCCAGCCGCCGCGGGTCCAGGGCGAGATGAGGATGAGGGGCACCCGGAAGCCGAGGCCGACCGGCAACGGCTCGGTCACGCCGTACTCGGCCATGGTGCCCGCGACGAACTCGTCGCCCTCGCCCGGCGCCGGGACCGGCGGGGCGACGTGGTCGAACTGGCCGTCGTTCTCGTCGTAGTTGAGGATCACCAGCGTCGAGTTGAAGACCTCGGGGTCGGCGTTGAGGGCCTCCAGGACGCCACGCAGGAAGTATGCGCCGTTGCTCGGGGCGGTGACCGGGTGCTCCGAGAAGAACTGGTTGTTGACGACCCAGCTGACCTCGGGCAGCGTGCCGTTCAGTACGTCGGCGCGGATCGCGGCGTTGATGTTGTCGGCGTTGCCGGCGAGGCCGGTGGCCGGCTCGGGGACGTTCTTGACACCGTTGTCGTAGTAGACGTTGCCCGGGGCTGCCGTGCCGCCCTGTGACGGGTCGAGCTTGGCGAAGGTGTCGAAGTACTCCGCGCCGTTGTCGCCGTAGTCGTCGTCGCACTGGTAGACGCGCCAGCTGACGCCCGCCTTCTGCAGCGTCTCGGCGTAGGACTCCCACGGCAGGAACTTGCCGCGCTCGTCACCGCCGTCGTTGGCCGTGAACGTGCCGTGCTTCTTGTCCGCGTTGATCGTGCCGCCCCACAGGAAGGTGCGGTTCGGGCCCGTCGCGCTGAGCACGGAGCAGTGGTAGGCGTCGCCGACCGTGTAGGCGTCGGCGAGGGCGGAGTGGAACGGCAGGTCCTTGCGGTCCAGGTAACCGAGAGTGGTCGGGCCGCCCTTGGCGTAGTACCAGCCGTTCATCAGGCCGCCGTACCAGGCGCCGTGCTGGTCGGTCCAGCCGTGGCTGGTGCCGGGGTAGTTGGCCGCGCCGAGCTCTGCGCTCGGCGGTGTGTTGCCGCTCCAGGACTTGGCGCCGCTCAGCCGCCACGGGAACTGCGTCTCCGCGCCCACCGCGATCGTCTTCGGCTGCTCCCAGACGGACTTGCCACCGGGCAACTGGATCGTGGCGCGGTCACCGAAGCCGCGCACGCCCTTCATGGAGCCGAAGTAGTGGTCGAAGCTGCGGTTCTCCTGCATGATCACCACGACGTGTTTGATGTCGCGGAGGTCGCCGTACGTGTGGCCGCCGTGGCCGTGCTCGGGCTCGTGGCCCTTGCCCGGCTTGAGGCCCTCCTCGGACGCCGCACCGGCGACGCCGGGGGTGGCGGCACCCAGGGCGGCCGCACCGGTGACGGTGACGGCGGCGCCCAGGAGTTTTCTGCGGGAAAGAGCGGACATTCTCGGTTCCTTCGTGTCGGGGGCCATCCCGACAGTGATCCGGCTTTGCTGCCAGAAGGAGTCCGGGACCCGACGCGCAAGTAGCCGGAAACCCAAGATCCCGGTCCGCCCGGCGGTGCGTGTCCCGCCCCGCAGACCGGGGCGGGACACGCGTCCGACCTGCTCTTACGCCCCTCGCTCAGCAACTCCGTGACCAGCTCACGCCGCGCAGGCCTCAGGACCGGATCGACGCACTCGATCGTGCGGCCGTCCACGGCGCCGGGGTAGCCGTCCCGTACGGGGTCCGAGACGCTCGGCGGGGCGCACAGCCCGGCCTCGGCCAGCGCCTCCAGGTGCTCCGCGTCCGGCAGCGTGGCGGTGTCCAGGACGGCCTGCCGGGCCAGCCCCGCGAAGCTGCCGGACCGAGTCACCTCGATACACATGGCTGCTGCTCACACCTCCTGTGGCTGGCCCGACTGCTGCCGGAGCAGGCCTGCGGCCCCCGCTCGCGTCACACTGACCTCCTGCCAGGCGGCCTGTACCGCGCGGCCCTTCTCGCCCTTCCCCTAGCACACCGTCGCCGCGGCGACGGTGCCCGCCGCGACATTGGCGAACTGCGCCTGAGCCGACAAGCGGCTGCCGGTCAGCGTGTCGTACCAGACCTGCCCCGGCTTTCGCCCGCACCGATGTAGGCCATGTCGGCGAGGATCGGGACGCCTTGGCGCGCAGATCCGGAGGATCTTGTGGGTGCGGGCGGCCGTCAGATCGTGGGTCCGGCCCGGCAGTGCCGGCGACAGCCACAGAATCTCGCCGGCCGGGTCCGTGACGAACTGCACGTTCACCCCGTGCCGCTTGTGTTTCGAGGAGTAGTCGGCCCTGCCGTCGCCGACGCGGTCACACTCTGCGAGTGTGCCGTCCGGGAGGACGAAGTCCGGTTCGTGCACGCGCAGCGTCTTCAGCAGGCCCGGCGCCTGCTCGGCGAGCAGACCGGTGACCGCGGTGACGCAGGCGTGGGCGGTGCCGACGGATATCCCGAAGGCCGCGGCGATACGGGCGAGTGTGTGGTGGCGACGCAGATACACGAGTGCGACCAGCGCACGGCGGTGCGGCGGGAGTTTGCACCGCCGGTCACCCTCACGGGCGACGATGAGCATCGTGACCCACTCGACCAGGGCGTGAGGCAGGTCGAGTACGGCAGGATACGGAACCAACAGGACTCCTGTGCTGCTGAGTTGAGACGTCGAACACCTCCCTCAACGGCACGGGAGCCCTATCCGTTGCGCATCCCGACCTCACACCGCCCCGTCACCCGTCAGTGGCCCCGCTGAAAACGCTCAGTGCTACTGGGCGGGCACGGAACCGGGTTACAGTTCTGTGTGCCACCAGTCCTCGGTCGGATTGACGTAGAGAACATTCCCCAGGCCCATCCTGAGATAGCGTGTCGCGTCACTGGCATTGTTCAGGGTGCCGACGTGGGGGCCGACGTAAACCGGTGAGAACCCCTGGTTGGCGTACGCCTGGTTCAGGGACTGTGAAATCGCCCTCCAGTGGTTTTCAAGTTCCTGCTGAGCCGCCGGGATTCCCACATTTTGAGTACCAGCCATCACGCCTCTCATGCCACCTTCCACATCGTTGAAGCGGGACGCTTCGGAAGTGTATTGGATCATGAAAAGCAGTGAACGAGCCATGGTCGATCCGTAGATGTCTCCTGAATTCACGTACAAGAGGTTCCAGACCGAGTTATTCAGTCCGTATGAGCCATAGAAGCTCTCATCCATCTGCGACCTGTCGTACGGGTTGTTATTGACCTTCCCGGTGTACGACAGCAGATCGTTGTAGTCGCCACCGTAAGGAAGTTGGTGCATCGAACCCAGAGGAGGGAGCAGACCAGTGCCCGAGCCTGCCGTGTGGCTCAGGTTTTGCATGACCTCTGCCAGGTTGTACTGCTCCGTGGAATCCGGCCTGAAGTAGTACGTTTCGTTGGCCTCATTGGTGAATCCGCGAAGATACAGGTTGTGGGGGGAAATCCAAAGCCTCAGACTGTTCCCATTCACGTTGATGTCCGCCCGGATGAGCGAGGTCGACGCATTCTGCGTTGTGTACACCGAGCCCAGACCATGACCCGCAGCATTCCGAATGCTGGCCAGAAACGTAGAGTACTGGATGACAGCGTTGCTGCTGGGCCCTCCGCTAATATCTATCCACAGGTGAGAGATTTGACCACCTGGCGTGTCCGCTTTGGCCGGCCCCGCCGAAAAGGCAAAGGCTGTTGCAGCCAAAATGAGGGCCACAATCGAAGTGAGCAGCCTGTTGGTTCTGCCGTGACCCAGCACTGGGAGTGGCGATTGGGTTAGCATGTTACTCCTTTTCATCAGATGGAAGTAAGCCAGGCGAGGCAGTGCCATGGATTCCTTCCGGATAATTCTCCAGGCGCCTGATGGATCGTGTCCGTGTCAGAGAAATGGCCGCCTCGAAGGGCACCACGAGACTCGTCGCGGACTTGCGCAGGCCCACAGCAGCGAGTGTACACATCTAGATTATGATCATCATCCAGAGTGACGACCCTCACCAGGGGCGCGCCCCACCCCGGGCATCATCGGATAGTGCACCCCCCGAACCGGGGCCCGGGACACCTAAGCGGACCTCCGGGGCCCGCTGTCATCCGCCTGAAAATCGTGGTCGGGGCCGTGGTCGGGGTATCCGTAGGGTGCTCAGGTGTGGCGCTTGGACAACGCCGCCGGAAGGTCCTGGAGACTGCCGGGCCGGACCCACGATCTGACGGCCGCCCGCACCCACAAGATCCTCCGGATATGCGCGCGCCAAGGCGTCCCGATCCTCGCCGACATGGCTTACATCGGTGCGGGCGACCGGGCCACCACCGCCGAGCGCCGCCCACCAGGCGGCGAACTCACCCTCACCGAGCGGGCCATGAACCGGGCCGTGTCCGCGGGCCGGGCACCCGTCGAACGAGGCATGGCACGGCTGAAGTCCGGGCAGATCTTCCGCAGATCCCGCGTCAGCCCCAACCGCATGAGCGTCATCACCAAAGCCGTCCTCACCCTGGAGAAGCGACGCTGAAAATGCTCAGTGACACCACCGATGCCCCTTCCGCCGACCGCCTACGCTCCAAACCGACCAACCACCTGGTCTCGGAAGGGCATGCGCGCACGCCGCACGTGGAGGAGGCCATGCGGACCGCGTCCAGCCACCTCTTCGTCCCGAGCTCCCCCGACCAAGGCAGCTCCTACGGGACCGCCGCGACGCCGCAGTTACACGGGAGACGGCGCAGGCCGTGCTCGAACGCCGGCACATGGAGTGGTGGACCGCCGGCACACTCGACGGCCAACTGTTCAGCTACCAGAGCCTCGACTTCCCGGGCTGACACCCGCCGGGCGCCGAGCACTGGATGTACATCCTCACCGAGATCAAGAATCGTGGCGTGGGCGACGTGCTGATGCTGGTCTGCGACGGGCTCAAGGGTCTGCCCGAAGGGGTCGAGGCCATCTGGCCCCGCACCACCGTCCAGACCTGTGCGGTCCACCTGCTGCGGAACTCCTTCCGCTATGCCGCCCGCCAGGACTGGGACAAGATCGCGAATGCACTCAAGCCCGTCTACACCGCGGCGACCGAAGACGGCTCACTCGAGCGGTTCGCCGAGTGCGCCGACTCCTGAGGCCGAAAGTATCCGCCAATCGTGCGCCTGCTGGAGAACGCGTGGGAGGAGTTCACCCCGTTCCTCCGCTTCGACACCGAGATCCGCCGCGTCGTCTGCACCACCAACGCGATCGAGTCCGTCAACGCCAGGATCCGGCGGGCGGTCAAAGCCCGCGGTCACTTCCCCACCGAGCAGGCCGGGTTGAAGTGCGTCTACATGGCGATCATGTCTCTGGACCCCACCGGCAAGGGCCAGGCCTGCTGGACCATGCGCTGGAAGACCGCACTCAACGCCTTCGACATCACCTTCCACGGCCGGCTCTCCGCAGCACGTCAGTAACCCCAATAACCCCGGTTACATTGCTCGTTCGACAGACCCCCAGTCAGGTCCCGCTGCTTGCGGTCTGGGGTGCGGGCGACGAGATCTTCGGACCGGACGGGGCCCGGGCTTTCACCCGCGATCTGCCGGACTGGGAAGTTCACCTGCTGCCGGCTGAGCACTTCGCCTTGGAGACGCGCCTCGACGCCATCAGCGGCTACATCCACGGGTTCCTGGGCCGCGTCCTCGACTGAGATGCGGCCGGTCTTGAGGCATCCATGCGTGAAGTCATCGGAGTGTCCCGCGGCGCGCGAGGGCCGGCCGCGGCGGTCCAGAAGCTGAGCTGATCCCGCTACGACTGGAGCCGATCAACGTCGCCAGGGCTCTGCCGGGATGAGTTGCGTACCCGGGGCCGTCCGGCGGTGGGATCAGTCTGCCGTCTCACTCTGCGACAGTCCGGGGGCTGGAACGACCTCGAGTTCGCTGGGAACGAGCGTATGGCCGTCGGAGCAGGAAAGTTCCACGTGCACGGGGGCATCGCAGTCCCGGTGTCGCAAGCGAACCGGCCCGCCCTCCGTTCCCGGGGTGGCGTGGCGATCGCCCCACTCCATCAGCGCGAAGTAGGCGATCAGGAGCTCCTGGCCAGGTCCGGTCAGTTCGTAGCGGTCGCGTGTTCGCTGTCCCGGAGCCCGGTAGGGGGTCCGTCGCAGCAGTCCGACCTCGACGAGCTCTCTCAGCCGCTTAGCCGTGGCGGGTGCACTCAGAGGGGTGTGGCGGACGAAGTCGTTGAAGTAGGTCGTGCCGTAGAAGGCCTCGCGCAGCACGAACAGATTCGAGGGCGTTCCGAGTACTTCCAGGGCCCGAGCCGCGGAGCAGCGGTGTTCGCTCCAGCTGTCCCGGTCTGTCAGCGAGCCAATGAGTGCCGACATCACACCATCCCGTCTAGCGCAGCAGCAGACTTATGCTAGCTTAAGCCAGCCCTGACTTACCTACTGCTAAGTCAGCCCGTATCTGAGCTGGAGGGACTGGCCATGCCGTCACGCACTCTGGAGACCACGCTCGATCATGAGGGGTTCCTGGTCAGGCAGGGACGCCGCTCCGGGCTGCCAGTGATCATCGCCATTCACTCCACCCGCCTCGGTCCTGCCGTCGGTGGGATGCGGATCGCCCGATACGACTCCCCCGCCGACGCACTGGTGGACTGTCTCCGACTGAGCCGCGGGATGACCTACAAGGCCGCCGCGGTCCGCAACGGCACGGGCGGAGGAAAGACCGTCGTCCCGCTCCTGCCCGGGGGCCCTCAGCGACTGGACGGCCAACTCCGGGAAGCCCTGCTGCTCGATGTCGCCGAACTTGTCCACGAGCTGAACGGCGCCTACTACGTGGCCCCCGATGTCGGCACCAGCTCCGCCGACATCCAGCTCATGCGCCGCCGTACGCCCTACGTGGGCGGCTATTCCGCCACAGCCGACGGACTCGG
This region includes:
- a CDS encoding ribosome-inactivating family protein, encoding MALPRLAYFHLMKRSNMLTQSPLPVLGHGRTNRLLTSIVALILAATAFAFSAGPAKADTPGGQISHLWIDISGGPSSNAVIQYSTFLASIRNAAGHGLGSVYTTQNASTSLIRADINVNGNSLRLWISPHNLYLRGFTNEANETYYFRPDSTEQYNLAEVMQNLSHTAGSGTGLLPPLGSMHQLPYGGDYNDLLSYTGKVNNNPYDRSQMDESFYGSYGLNNSVWNLLYVNSGDIYGSTMARSLLFMIQYTSEASRFNDVEGGMRGVMAGTQNVGIPAAQQELENHWRAISQSLNQAYANQGFSPVYVGPHVGTLNNASDATRYLRMGLGNVLYVNPTEDWWHTEL
- a CDS encoding phosphocholine-specific phospholipase C; the encoded protein is MSALSRRKLLGAAVTVTGAAALGAATPGVAGAASEEGLKPGKGHEPEHGHGGHTYGDLRDIKHVVVIMQENRSFDHYFGSMKGVRGFGDRATIQLPGGKSVWEQPKTIAVGAETQFPWRLSGAKSWSGNTPPSAELGAANYPGTSHGWTDQHGAWYGGLMNGWYYAKGGPTTLGYLDRKDLPFHSALADAYTVGDAYHCSVLSATGPNRTFLWGGTINADKKHGTFTANDGGDERGKFLPWESYAETLQKAGVSWRVYQCDDDYGDNGAEYFDTFAKLDPSQGGTAAPGNVYYDNGVKNVPEPATGLAGNADNINAAIRADVLNGTLPEVSWVVNNQFFSEHPVTAPSNGAYFLRGVLEALNADPEVFNSTLVILNYDENDGQFDHVAPPVPAPGEGDEFVAGTMAEYGVTEPLPVGLGFRVPLILISPWTRGGWVTSEVSDHTSVIQFVEKWTGALGKPAVSPNISAWRRKVCGDLTGAFDFAKPVYGMPELPKTGDLIPETRYTPLPGDNTMPAQEKGSKPARPLPYQPNANLTGFAGGAAMLEFANEAPFATKAAHFAVYDNTLTAVPTLAQYPAAFPGQYTVAAKHTGTGTGPVGAGAGDTAYDLTVTGPNRFLRRFAGDTAAAGRDLVVEAAYYAGKANGHPKLLLTLRNDGKKPVTFTVRHNHYISGAPHRAHVAPHDKETWTVDAVKLSEGWYDVTVTVDSDSSWSQRFTGHLETGKPSITG
- a CDS encoding winged helix-turn-helix transcriptional regulator, whose protein sequence is MSALIGSLTDRDSWSEHRCSAARALEVLGTPSNLFVLREAFYGTTYFNDFVRHTPLSAPATAKRLRELVEVGLLRRTPYRAPGQRTRDRYELTGPGQELLIAYFALMEWGDRHATPGTEGGPVRLRHRDCDAPVHVELSCSDGHTLVPSELEVVPAPGLSQSETAD
- a CDS encoding enoyl-CoA hydratase-related protein, which translates into the protein MDILLVASAFNSLSQRLYVELSGHGHRVEVVLATHGPAPVRAALHVMRPGLIVAPMLKTALPEDVWQEHTCLIVHPGPPGDRGPSALDWAVDARTPYSGVTVLQAGAAMDAGAIWAAERFRVPPVGKSDLYRGEVTDAAVRAVLVAVRRFTEGTYKPLPQTDASVNVVWRDAFRQERRRIDWHHDDTETVVHKLRAADSQPGVLDQLVGREVFLHGGYPEDQLRGRPGALLAQRAGAICRATRDGAVWIPELRPRKNSGDPAPFRRPATSVLASFTAGTRTALPQAVLPFDVPASRRTWSDIRYNQHGGVGFLTFSFPGGAMSTQQCRRLLAAYRFALSRPTRVLVLGGKRDFFSNGIHLNVIEAAPDPGRESWANLNAMDDLVEQILLTTDRLVVAAVGGNAAAGGAMLALAADEVWCRTGIVLNPHYRRMGLYGSEYWTYTLPRRVGPGHAERLTAEALPVSAVDAERLGLVDRLVPAAPQEFTAEIERLAVEIVADPGLDRRIAAKAVAHCARERTRSLSDHRNAELARMHAIFFNPRAPYHDLRSAFVRKTPSHSPFPLTRPADLG